The Caproicibacterium amylolyticum genome includes the window AAAGCCGGGCGTCTTCTATCGTCACGACAGTGTGTATATCATTGGTCAGGAACTGGAGCATACCGGCCTGCCTTATGAAGAGCTTCCTGAATATATGAGCAAATTCGTAACCTTCATCAATGCTGAAAGCACGATGAACGACTTGCTCAAGGCGGCGGTTATCCATTTCTATATTGCTTATCTGCATCCGTATTTTGACGGCAACGGTCGCATGGCCAGACTTATACATCTATGGTACTTGAAGAGGCAGGGTTACTCATCAACGTTGTTTATCCCGTTCTCCAGCTACATCGAGCGAAGCCGAAAGGGATATTACAGTGCCTATTCGCTAGTCGAGAGAAATACGAAGATTAGCGGCGTGATGGATGTAACGCCGTTCTTAGTCTACTTCATTGAAAATGTATACAACAAACTCGGCAGTGCGCTGCCGCAGGTCAACACGATGGCGACTTTCAACAAAGCATTGGATGACGGCCAAATCACAGAGAAAGAAAAGGACCTTTGGAACTTTGCCCTGTCCGCATACGGGAACGGCGAATTTTCGACCAAACAGCTTGAACGGGATTTCGGCAACGCCGCCTATGCCACGATACGCGGTTTCGTGCTAAAATTTGAGGACCTTGGCCTTTTGTCAGCACAAAAATACGGAAATAAAGTGAAATATTCCGTGCGGGATAAATAATTCAAATCAAAAGGCACGGTCATGGGTGATTCATCACTCCATTTCCGTGCCTTTTTCCGATTGTAGGCTTTTGGATTTTCTGGCTTGCGGGTAACGGGATTCAGTGCGCCCCAACTTTCTCGCCGTGCTATGGCAAGCTCCCGTCGCTTTTTCTTGGACAGTTTCTCATAGGGAATGAATTTTTCCATCTTGTCAACCTCCTGGCTGAATAAAAACTCAGGCTAAAACAGAGCCGGTTTCTATTTTAGCCTAAGTTCATCAAAATATCAACGCCGCGCGGTTTCGCCATGATATTCCTCAAAAAAACGATTCAGCAGTTTCTGATGCTTTTTCGATTTATGTATAATGAGGTAGCCGTCATGGCAGTAAAAATCAATTAACCATACCTTGGCCGTTACAGATTGGTTATAAAGTGAAACGCATCGCAGTTTTCCCGTAGAGATCCAGCCTTGAAAGGCGCTATCGGAATAGCCGGTCAACTGAGCCATTTTTCTTTTGGTCATGGCATCCGGTGCGGCAAACCACTCATCCTCCAGCCAGAGGTGGAATTCTTCTACAGGCAGCCTTTGTGCCCCTTTGCCGTGCTGATGCGGAGTGGCAGAAGAAAAGGCTCCGCTGGGAAGCATATACTTTTCCGGATGCTCTTCCATCTCTTCCAGATAAGAAATGACATCCTTCAGCTTGACCCGAAAGTTGCGCGTCTTCTTGCCGCTGTCTTTGCAGGGGATGTAGCCATTCTTCAACATATAGCTCGCTTTACGCTTGCTGATATGCAAGATCGTGCGCATTTCGTCCAGAGTCAGGTCTTCAGGATACCGGTCCTTCAAATCGGCATACTTGCTCATTTTTGGGAACCTCGTTCGGACTTCTGCTTTTTGCACTGATATAGCACCACGCCCTTGTAACGGTCATTACCTGAGGAAACATAGGATTCCAACATCTTCTCCCGGCACATGGGCGCCAGCAGCACCTTTCGGCAGTATTGGTTGGATATCCCCAGTATACTCGAAATCTCAGAAGCAGTTCGCGGCTTGGCGCAGTACTTTTGGATTTCCTTGCGCTGGTCGGTGGGCGAGATGCATTCGGTGTAGCCGCTGGCGAGAACAAAGTCAATCACGTCCTGCTTGGCCACATGATATTTGTTGGTCACAAGATAACAGGAGATCAGGTTGCCCTTCAGCATGTGGTAAACGGTGTTGATACCGAGGCGGAGCATTTTGGATACGTCCTCGGGAAATACGCAGTCGGGATATTTTTTGAACTGCCGCTCCAGCTTTTTACGGAGTTGTTCCTGTGTCATTTAAATTCTTCCTTTCCGTTGTTTGCCGACGGCAGAAAGGAGAATCATTCTAAAATCAGGGTCTTGCTTCTTGCAATTTTACAAGGTCGGTTCTTGAAAGGCGCATGGCGTCAGGGAATTTCATCTTGCAGTTTTCTTGCACTTTTGCAGAAAATAAGCAAAACAGCGGCATTTTTGTCTGAAATCCGGTTGATAAACCAGAGCGCTTATGAGTCCTTATTTTATCAGGGTTTGCTGGCTCAAAGTCTTGGAAACACTAGGTTTCACGGCGGTTTTTCCCGTGATGAACCGTGATGTTCTGTGAGATACCGTGCCGTTTCCCCAACGGCTCGAAATCAGGTAGGCCGCAAGGTCTCGTGGGTTCGAATCCCACCGCTTCCGCCAAAACCCGCATGAACATTGCGTTTGTGTGGGTTTTTTTACCTTTTTGAATGTAAAATTTTCCTTTTTTAGAATTAGCTGTTAATTTGCAGCCTTTTATGAAATTTACGATTGCCGAAAGCCTTGCGGCAAAGCGGCTGAGCGGCTCTTTTGCAAGAAAATCGGCAAGATAAAAAACGGTTCTGAATATTTGGTATTTTGTGGACCACGTTTTTTCCGAAACAATTTTCAAAGGCCGGATTTCCATTGACAACCTGAAAGATATGCACCGCTACCTCAATGCTGGCGAAACTTTGCTGCGCTCGCTCACAGATTCGGCGCTTGTCAATTTGTTCACAAACAGAAATCGTGACTGATTTTTCTCAAATTGCCGCCTATGGCGTCATGACAACGCCGGCCCTTGTGGTTGACGGTAAAGTGGTTTCTTATAGCGAGGTGTGCTGAAAACAGAAGAAGTCATTGAGCAAACAACACAATTTATAACGATAATAAAAGGATTTGAACCATCACGGTTTGAGTCCTTTTATTATTTTACTTTTTATGGTATACTCAGGGCGCATTATATAGAATTGGCAGTCAAAATTGGGGAGAAAAGTCAAATGGATATTACTTTTAAGACACCTGAGGGCGTGTTTAATTACCGGGTTTGTGCAATTATTATCAGTAATGAAAGGCTTCTTGTAATGAAGGATGAGAGAAGCCCATATTATTACTTGCCCGGTGGAAGAGTCACTCTACATGAAACCGCCGAGAAAGCAGTGCTGCGTGAAATCAAAGAGGAATTAGAGATCAATGCTAAAATCGTCAGGCCGTTATGGCTCAATCAAAGCTTTTTTACAGAAGATGTTAACCATGAAAAATATCACGAACTGTGTCTATATTTTTTGATTGATGTTTCTGCCACAGACCTGCTGAGTCGAGGAAATAACTTCGTATTGACTGAAAACGGCAGGCATCATCATATTTTTTCATGGATGCCGTTTTGTGAATTGAATAAAAACTATTTTTATCCCGGGTTCATTAAAAAGCGTATTTTTAATTTACCTGTCAATTTGGAAATCAATACTGAATTTGAGTAATAAGCATAGTCAGGACCTGCATCTAAAAGGATTTGAGTCATTTCCTTATGGTATACTCAGTTCAAATTATTTATATGAACTGTACTTATGAGTTCAACGCACAGACAATAAGGAATGTCTGTTGCTGGACTGCTACCCAATTTTCAAACATGGCAAAGATGTGTTAAAAACAACATTCAATAAAAGGAGTGGAAACAGAGTGAAATTATCAAAATCAGATTTTGACCTTACGAAAAACTGGATATACCGAAATGCCCGCCATTTGGATTTCGTCAGATGGCAGTATCACTTTGAAAACGGCTGCAAAACAGATGTATTAGATGCTTTATTAGCATATCAGAATCCTGATGGTGGTTTCGGGCACGCGCTGGAAGCGGACTCTTGGAATCCCAATTCCACTCCAATTCAGACTGCAACAGCGGTCCAAATTCTTAAAGAAATCAATTTTGCAGACCAGAAGAGTCCTTTGATTCAGGGAATCGTGAGATATTTAGGAAGCAAGTCAGATTTCGAGGGTAATCGATGGAAAAATACAGTCGAATCCAACAATCATTATCCCCACGCTCCGTGGTGGCATACCAATTCTGACCAGCCAACCCGCAGTCAATATAATCCCACTGCCATTTTAGGCGGGTTCCTTCTGCAATTTTCTGAAAAAGATAGTACGATTTATAAGGACGCATTAGAAATTATACATCATTTAACTGATTCATTCCTGAAAGACCCGCAGATTGAAATGCATCCGCTTCTATGTGTATCAGACATGCTCTCGTACATTCATGAAGCAAATTTGCAAAACCAGTTTAGCTATACAGATTTGTGTTTGGCATTACATAAGCAAGTGCAGGCGTTAATCAAACAGGACGCGAACAACTGGAGCGAATATGCATTTCGGCCTTCGCGGTATATTCAATCACCGGATAACGTTTTATATGAGGAAAACAAAGAAATCCTGAATAAGGAATTGGATTATGTGTTAAAATCCAGAAATGCAGAAGGTGTTTGGGATATCACATGGAGTTGGGAAAACTATGAAAAAGAATTTGCAGTCAGTGAAAATTGGTGGAAAGCCGATGTTGCAATAAAAAACATGCTTTTGCTTCAGGCTTTTGGAAGAATAGAAGATTAAATCAGCACTCAGGCACACTTTTCCTAATCCCTCAACTGTGTAAAGGCCGGTTCATAATGATTTCCCAGAAGATTTCTCCTGACCGTTAAATTTCAATTTTTCAGATAGATTCATTTTGGGCGGTGCGCATAATCAGATTCCGCATTTAAATTGAGTAAGTGAACAAAAAGGAAGAGAACCGAGAAGCCAGTACTGACTTTCCGGTTCTCTTTTATTCGCTATACAATCTTGATATGCCGTGCTATAATTTACCTGTCTTTTAACACCTTATATGAGAGGATTTTTATGCATTACAAAAACGCAAAGGGGATTCTTTCCGCAGAAAATGGGATAAACCTTTACCGCGGCTGTACCCACGGCTGCATTTACTGCGATGCCCGCAGCAAATGTTACCAGATGGAGCATGCTTTTGAAGACATTGAAGTCAAACAGAACGCACCCCAGCTGCTGGAGAATTCCCTGCGCCGCAAGCGCAGCCGCTGCATGATTGGAACCGGCGCCATGTGCGACCCGTACCTGCCGCTGGAAAAAGCGGAGCAGCTGACCCGCCGCTGTCTGGAACTGATTGACCGTTACGGATGCGGTGTCACCATACAGACAAAGTCAGATCTGGTTCTGCGCGACCTTGACCTTCTCAAAAGCATTCAGGCAAAAACAAAGTGCGTCGTACAGATGACCCTGACTACTTTCGACGAAAAACTGTGCCGCACCGTTGAACCAAATGTCTGCACCACCCACCGCCGATATGAAGTGCTGAAAATTTTACAGGCAGAGGGCATCCCCACCGTAGTCTGGCTCTGCCCGATTCTGCCGTTCCTCAACGATACCGAAGAAAACCTGCGCGGCATTCTGCAGTACTGCTTTGACGCAGGTGTACAGGGAATTTTGTGCTTTGGCATGGGTGTTACCCTGCGTGAAGGTGACCGAGAATATTTTTACGCAAAGCTGGATGAACATTTTCCCGGCATGAAACAGCGCTACATTTCCGCTTTTGGAAACCAGTATGAATGCAGCAGTCCAAACAATCACCCCCTCATGCAGATTTTTCACACCGAGTGCCACAGCCACAACATTCTGCACACGCCGGAAGCTGTATTTGCTTACCTCCATCAGTTTGAGGACAAACAGACTGCAGAACAGCTGTCTTTCTTTTAATTGCCGCCTTGGCTGTGCAGTCCGCCGCTGACCGCATAATGCTCCGCAAACGCACGAATCTGCTGCCGCAGCCTTTGGACTGCGGCTTCTCTGTCCCCTGCCGCATCAAAAATTGACATCAGCATAAAAATTGGGGAATACAGTTCAAATGCCATCTGCTCCGGATCTGCGGGATAAAAGTACCCCTGCCGCGTCATTTCCGCAAAAAGCTGTGTCATATAGTCAATCACGCCCTGCCCAAGGAACTCCTGATACAGCTGCGCCATCTCAGGGCTGCAAAACTGCTCCAAAATCAGCATCCGGCGAAAGCAGGAAGCGTACTCGTCACATGTCCAGTACAAAAACAGCGCTTCCCCGTAGTGCTCAATCGTTTCGACTGCAGCAGAGCCAAAGGCACGTGCGGACTCTACAATGTCACCGTGCGGCACACTCAGCTTCTCCATTTCCACCCGATTTTCCTCATTCATCTGCTTCACGATGCTGTCAAATATATCCTGCTTGCTTTTATAATGCTTGTAAAGTGAGCTTTGGCGGATGTGCAGCTTTTCGGCAATATCGCGTACAGTTACCCCCTCATACCCACGACAGGCAAAAAGTTTTAATGCTTCTATTAAAATTTCTTCTTTTGTATTTCGTTTCATTCTGTTTTCCCACTTTGCATAAGCATTCGTCGGGCCGATACCTCAATGATTAAAGCTATCATTTGTTCACTTTCTATTGTAACCGTCTTTTCCCCGCCATGCAAGAAAAACCGCAAAGAGCGGTGTGCGCCTACACATTACTCTTGCGGTTTTTCTTTATTTTTTCGGTTCTTCCCCATCGTCTGTATTCTGCTTTAGCGGGTCATCCTCAGGTGTACTGCCTTTCTGCCTGCGGCAGTACGCACGTGTGCCAAGCACAGCGGCCACTGCTGCAGAGGCTGCTAAAAGCAGCACCAGCATGCCGGTTTGAAAACCTGTGAAGCCTTCATTGCCCGCTACAGTCAAACCGCCTTGACCTCCTGCCGCTCCCAAAACAGCGGACGGCGTATATGCTTCACCGCTGCCGGCTGCAGCGGCGGCGCGTCCAGCTTTTGCAGATTTGGAGGATGCTTTGCTGCGTGTGCCGGAGGCGCTTTTTCTGCTTGCGGCGCTCTTGGAGGAAGCACTTTTTTTGCTTCCCGCAGAAGATACACCGCCTGCCTTTCTGCTTGCAGAAGAAGTTTTTGCCGCCGCTGCAAGTCTGTGCACAACAAAGCGGTACTGGGTCTTGCTTTTATCGTCTGCGGAAGCGACCGTCAGCATTATCACCGTGTCACTTCCAGCTGCCAGCAGCGTATGGCGATTCGCGGTGACCGCAGTTCCGCTGTCCGTGTCCGCATTCAGATAGACTTCCGTACATGCCGCCGGAACCGTTATTTCATAATCGCGGATATCTGGATTGAAGGCCGGTGTCAGGCCGGTCCCGGCAGGAGCCGCTACCGTGATCTGCTCTGCTTTCGGGCCACTTGTACTGCTGCTTGCCAGCGGTTGTGCCGTATGGGACCTATGTACAACAATCGTATAGACGCGCTCACCATTTCCGCCCAGCGCCCTTGCGGTAACGGTAATCACCGTGTCGTTTCCGGCTTCCAGCAGTGTGTGGCGGTTGACCGTTACCGCTGTGTCTTGTGACTGCTGCGTCTGAAACCAGACCTCAGTGCAGTCTTCCGGTACTGTCATTTGATAGGAAGTCACATCCGGCTGAAAAGCGGGCTCCAACTGTCCCTTTGAAGCATCATCCGGCGCAAGTGCCGT containing:
- a CDS encoding cadherin-like beta sandwich domain-containing protein; protein product: MKEKQKMKWKPVLLAAAVVLLLVSIPAFAALNANVGPTFRIRTETGEVSAGSEVRVELAAAPGRTAAGAFRMSLQYDANVFEYLTKVDAPQTQGADLFVRQSNPLVTVYTCDVQQGSAAVLSGEVATYVFKVRQDAAAGTYAFHAATDEVCDFDGKALPDSGESNLEVQVVPTNSQASSVASKVQTHLTALAPDDASKGQLEPAFQPDVTSYQMTVPEDCTEVWFQTQQSQDTAVTVNRHTLLEAGNDTVITVTARALGGNGERVYTIVVHRSHTAQPLASSSTSGPKAEQITVAAPAGTGLTPAFNPDIRDYEITVPAACTEVYLNADTDSGTAVTANRHTLLAAGSDTVIMLTVASADDKSKTQYRFVVHRLAAAAKTSSASRKAGGVSSAGSKKSASSKSAASRKSASGTRSKASSKSAKAGRAAAAAGSGEAYTPSAVLGAAGGQGGLTVAGNEGFTGFQTGMLVLLLAASAAVAAVLGTRAYCRRQKGSTPEDDPLKQNTDDGEEPKK
- a CDS encoding NUDIX hydrolase; translation: MDITFKTPEGVFNYRVCAIIISNERLLVMKDERSPYYYLPGGRVTLHETAEKAVLREIKEELEINAKIVRPLWLNQSFFTEDVNHEKYHELCLYFLIDVSATDLLSRGNNFVLTENGRHHHIFSWMPFCELNKNYFYPGFIKKRIFNLPVNLEINTEFE
- a CDS encoding TetR/AcrR family transcriptional regulator yields the protein MKRNTKEEILIEALKLFACRGYEGVTVRDIAEKLHIRQSSLYKHYKSKQDIFDSIVKQMNEENRVEMEKLSVPHGDIVESARAFGSAAVETIEHYGEALFLYWTCDEYASCFRRMLILEQFCSPEMAQLYQEFLGQGVIDYMTQLFAEMTRQGYFYPADPEQMAFELYSPIFMLMSIFDAAGDREAAVQRLRQQIRAFAEHYAVSGGLHSQGGN
- a CDS encoding thioredoxin family protein, which gives rise to MLAKLCCARSQIRRLSICSQTEIVTDFSQIAAYGVMTTPALVVDGKVVSYSEVC
- a CDS encoding Fic family protein, yielding MDAALYAKILSDKSITDLKKIKYKFPDVNMQELISLLKSSVYKTMPIPDFSGNNLVYMENAAQVRMKAVKRLLTPQSSNEVFGLKAMEDEIASSLTIESIDFSRDSVRKILRGYAPADESENRIFGMKKGLEFISDPDNEITEDNIHTLYDIAIGQYLPENDKLKPGVFYRHDSVYIIGQELEHTGLPYEELPEYMSKFVTFINAESTMNDLLKAAVIHFYIAYLHPYFDGNGRMARLIHLWYLKRQGYSSTLFIPFSSYIERSRKGYYSAYSLVERNTKISGVMDVTPFLVYFIENVYNKLGSALPQVNTMATFNKALDDGQITEKEKDLWNFALSAYGNGEFSTKQLERDFGNAAYATIRGFVLKFEDLGLLSAQKYGNKVKYSVRDK
- a CDS encoding helix-turn-helix domain-containing protein: MQKAEVRTRFPKMSKYADLKDRYPEDLTLDEMRTILHISKRKASYMLKNGYIPCKDSGKKTRNFRVKLKDVISYLEEMEEHPEKYMLPSGAFSSATPHQHGKGAQRLPVEEFHLWLEDEWFAAPDAMTKRKMAQLTGYSDSAFQGWISTGKLRCVSLYNQSVTAKVWLIDFYCHDGYLIIHKSKKHQKLLNRFFEEYHGETARR
- a CDS encoding SPL family radical SAM protein, with the protein product MHYKNAKGILSAENGINLYRGCTHGCIYCDARSKCYQMEHAFEDIEVKQNAPQLLENSLRRKRSRCMIGTGAMCDPYLPLEKAEQLTRRCLELIDRYGCGVTIQTKSDLVLRDLDLLKSIQAKTKCVVQMTLTTFDEKLCRTVEPNVCTTHRRYEVLKILQAEGIPTVVWLCPILPFLNDTEENLRGILQYCFDAGVQGILCFGMGVTLREGDREYFYAKLDEHFPGMKQRYISAFGNQYECSSPNNHPLMQIFHTECHSHNILHTPEAVFAYLHQFEDKQTAEQLSFF
- a CDS encoding helix-turn-helix domain-containing protein, yielding MTQEQLRKKLERQFKKYPDCVFPEDVSKMLRLGINTVYHMLKGNLISCYLVTNKYHVAKQDVIDFVLASGYTECISPTDQRKEIQKYCAKPRTASEISSILGISNQYCRKVLLAPMCREKMLESYVSSGNDRYKGVVLYQCKKQKSERGSQK